The Janthinobacterium tructae genome contains the following window.
TTGACGGGCTTGACGATCAACGCGGCCGATGCCCTGTACACGGGCCTGGCCGATGTCTACCTGCCCGAGGCGCAGATGGGGGCGCTGCTGGCCCTGTTCGACTCGACGCCGGGCGAGGCCTTGCCGGTGGCCATCAAGGCGCTGGCCGCGCCGTTTCAGGCCGAGGCGGGGGCTTCTCCTTTGGCCACCGCGCGCACGGCGCTGGACCGCCACTTCGGCGCCCCTTCCGTGGCTGCCATCATGGCCTCGCTGGCGCAGGACGACAGCGCGTTCGCGGGCAAGGCCCTGGCGGCCATGCGCCTGCGTTCTCCCTTGATGATGTCGGTGACCCTGGAATTACTGCAACGCGGTGCCCATCTGGGCGTGGCCGATTGCCTGCGCCTGGAGCGCAGCGTGGTGCGCCACAATTTCGCGCATGGCGAAGTGCTCGAAGGCGTGCGCGCGCTGGTGATCGACAAGGACAATGCGCCACGCTGGAACCCTGCCAGCCTGGACGAGGTCGATGCAGCCATGGTGGCGCGTTTCTTTGCGCCCGTCTGGCCGGCGTCAGCGCATCCGCTGCGCCACCTCGATTAATTAGCTGCGCTCGCGGTGGCGCAAGACCACGCGCTCGTTGGGGCCGAAGTATTGCGCCAGCCGTTCCGCCATGTACACGGAGCGGTGCTGGCCGCCCGTGCAACCGAGCGCCACCGTCAGGTAGCTGCGGTTGTCGGATTTGAATGACGGCAACCACTTCTCGATGAAGGCGCGGATGTCGGCCAGCAGCTCCAGCGCGCTCGGTTGCGCGTCGAGGAAGGCGATCACGGGCGCATCGCGTCCGTCGAGCGGACGCAGCGCCAGGTCGTAATAGGGATTCGGCAAGGCCCGCACATCGAAGACGAAATCGGCGTCCAGCGGCACGCCCAGTTTGAAGGCGAACGATTCGAAGAACAGGGTCAGCGGCGCGCGTTCGGAGGCGACGATATCCTTGATCCAGGCGCGCAATTTATTGGCGCTCAGTTCCGAGGTATCGATCACATGGCCCAGCTGTTCGATGGTCGACAGGCGCTCGCGTTCTTCCGAGATGCATTCGATCAGGGTGCGGCGGCTGGCGGGGTTCTGGTTCGGACGCAATTCGTGCGACAGCGGATGGCTGCGCCGCGTTTCCGAGAAGCGCGCCACCAGCGAATGCGTGGTGGCCGTGAGGAACATCACCTTGACGTCATGCCCCTGGTCGCGCAGCAGGGCCACATTGTGCGGCAGGCTGGCCAGCGACTCGGCGCTGCGCGCATCGACGGCGACGGCCAGTTGCGGTGTGCCTTCGTCGAGCAAGGTTTGCACCAGGCTGGGCAGCAAGGCCGGTGGCAGGTTGTCGACACAATAGTAGCCGGTATCTTCCAGCACATTGAGCGCGACGGATTTACCGGAGCCGGATATTCCGGTGATAAGGACGATATGCATACGCCGATCATACAATAAAGATTGGCACTGCGCTCCCGAGGCAATGATCTTTACAAATTATTGCAATTATTGTTCGAGCATTGCTTGTATTTAATTGTTGCCATTGGCGTCAATGTGGGGTCAGACCCGTCGGGTCGGACCCCGGTAATTAGTCACCACTCATTGCCAACCTCTGCCGCTCCATGAACTCCTGCAAGGTATCGATGCCGCGCAGCTGCAGAATCGTATTGCGCACGGCCGCTTCCAGCAGCACGGCGATGTTGCGGCCGGCGGCGACGGGGATGACGACCTTGCGCACGGGCAAGCCGAGCACGTCTTCCGTGGGGAACAGGAAGGGCAGGCGTTCGACTTCCTCTTCCAGCGCGTTGCGGCGCACCAGGTGCACGATCAGTTTCAAACGCATCTTGCGGCGCACGGCCGTTTCGCCAAAGATGGCCTTGATATCGAGCAAGCCCAGGCCCCGCACTTCCAGCAGGTTTTGCAGCAGGGGCGGGCAGCGGCCTTCGATCATGTTGGGCGCGATGCGCGAGAATTCCACGGCGTCATCGGCCACCAGGCCGTGGCTGCGCGAAATCAGTTCCAGGCCCAGCTCGCTCTTGCCCAGACCCGAATCGCCCGTGATCAGCACGCCCACGCCCAGCACGTCCATGAACACGCCATGCATGATGATGCGCTGCGCCAGCTTTTTGGACAGGTAGACGCGCAGGAAGTCGATCACTTGCGCGGCCGGCAGCGGGGTCGAGAACAGGGGAATGTTTTGCTCGTCGCAGATGGCGAGGATGTCGGGCGGCGTTTCCAGCCCTTGCGCGATGATCAGCGCGGGTGGGCCGCCGGCGATCAGTTCACCGATCACATGCGTGCGCGTGTTGACCTTCAGGCGCTGATAATAATTGATTTCCTGGTGACCGAAGACCTGGATGCGGCCCGGATGGATCAGGTTCAAGTGGCCCACCTGGTCGGCGGCCGACGAGACGTCGCCCGAGATCAGGCGCTCGCCGCCGGGAAAGCCGGCGAACCAGCCCAGTTGCAGACTTTCACGATTATCGTCGTACAGGCGTTGTATCGTCAGCGGCGTTTGCAACATGGCAGTCTTCTTCAGGAGTGGAGGAATACCTGAAGTTTAACCCGTCGCTTGCAGACTGGGTTGCCAATTGACGATGCGCGAATGCACGGATTTCGGTTCCGGATCCGTGGCCAGCGCCGTGCGGAAGGCATCGTCGGAAAACATTTCGGCGATTTCCGACAAAATTTCCAGATGTTGCTGGGTGACATGATCGGGAATCAGCAGGAAAAACAGCAGATTGACGGGCTTGCCATCGGGCGACTCGAACGGAATCGGCTCGGCCAGACGCACGAAGGCGCCCAGCGGGGCTTTCAGGGTCTTGCTGCCCTTGACCCTGCCATGCGGTACGGCCACGCCATGGCCCAGGCCTGTCGAGCCCAGGCGTTCGCGGGCAAACAGATTGTCCGAAACGGTAGAGCGGGCGATGCCGTAATTGTTTTCGAAGATCAGGCCGGCTTGCTCGAAGGCGCGCTTTTTACTGGACACTTCCAGGTCCAGCAGGACGTTTTCGAGGGATAGTATTTTGCTAAGATTAGTCATGACACTCAATGAAATGGTGCAATGCGCAGAGGGCTTGCGAGCCGAATTATAGGCCTGTTTCTGCGGCCTGTAACGCCAATTCTCAACAGTATACGCCCGCTGCGGGCACAGTGCGCGCTACAGCCCATGTCGCCATCATTTTAGCAAAAAAATAACATCGGGGTGTATCGGCTATTTCTTGATTAAAAACACACGGCGAACAGATTTTTCCGCCGCCGAATGGCGATTTTCCGATTTTTCAGCGTCTTTGACATGCTCTGCGGCACTACGGTAACGTTGTTTTAAAACACAGCCAACATTCCTGTTGGCATGGTTTTGTGGTGTTGCCTGGTATTACTGGCGCGCATTGCGCAGATTGCCCGGCATCGTGCCCGTGCTGAAGTTGCTGCGCCACGGATTGATATCGAGCCCGCCGCGGCGCGTATAACGCGCATACACGGACAGTTTTTGCGGCTTGCACTGGCGCAAGATATCGACAAAAATGCGCTCCACGCATTGCTCATGGAATTCATTGTGTTCGCGAAAACCGATCAGGTAGCGCAGCAGGCTTTCCTGGTCGATCTGTGGTCCTGCATACGCGATCTGCACGCTGCCCCAGTCCGGCTGACCCGTCACCAGGCAATTCGATTTGAGCAAGTGCGAGACGAGTTTTTCTTCCACGGGCGCATCATCGAACGCCGCCTTCAGCAGCAGCGGCGAGGGCGTGTATTGCGTGATTTCCAGGTCCAGGCGGTCGAGCAGCACGCCGTCGAACTCGCCCATTTTGAGCTTGCCGAAATCTTCCTGCAAGGTCAGTTCCACTTGCACGGGCGCGCCAAAGCCGTTCGACAAATCCTGCTTGAGCAAGGTCAGCAACGCTTCAGGGCTGTCCAGCTTGGTCTGGTTGAACGAGTTCAGGTACAGCTTGAACGATTTCGACTCGATGATGTTCGGCGAATCGGCCGGCGCGCTGACCTTGGCAATGGCCACCTGCGGCTTGCCGCGCTGGTTCAGCCACGACAGTTCATACGCATTCCAGATATCGAGGCCGAAGAACGGCAAGGTGCCGTGCAATTCCAGCTCGTCGCGCTTGCCTTGGCGGGGAATCGGAAACAGCAGTTCCGGCGCGTAATCGCTGCGGTAGGCGGAGCTTTTGCCGAGGGGAGATTGTTCGGCGAGGTCGTTGGTGGTGGTCATGGTCGTGTGGCGTGAATTCAGTCAAGCACGCATGGTAGCCTATTTCAACCCAACGGCGACGGCTGGGGTCGTACCCTGCAGGGTACGACCCCAGTATTTGCAGTTGGGCTTATTACCCCAGGAACAGTTTATACACAGGATTGCTGCTTTCATCCCAATAACGATAGCCGAGGGTATCGAGGAAGCGGGCGAATTCTCCCATTTCATCGGGCGGCACTTGCAGGCCCACCAGGATGCGGCCCACGTCGCCGCCCTGGCTGCGGTAATGACACAGGGAAATATTCCAGTTCGGCGCCATGCTGTCGAGGAAGCGCATCAGCGCACCGGGGCGCTCGGGGAATTCAAAGCGGTACAGCAGCTCGTCCTGTGCCAGGCGGCTCTTGCCGCCCACCAGGTGGCGGATGTGCGACTTGGCCAGCTCGTCGTGGGTCAGGTCCAGCGTCTTGAATTCATGCTCTTCGAATTTCTTCGCCATCGCCCCGGATTCATGCCGGTCGGCAATCTGGATGCCGACGAACACGTGCGCGGCTTTTTCATCGCTGATACGGTAGTTAAATTCCGTCACGTTGCGCGCGCCGATGAGCGAGCAGAAGCGCTTGAAGCTGCCCCGCTGTTCGCGCATGGTGACGGCAAACACGGCTTCGCGGAACTCGCCCAGCTCGGCACGCTCGGCAACGAAGCGCAGGCGGTCGAAATTCATGTTGGCGCCGCAGGCGATGGTGATCAGCGTCTGGTTGACGATGGGGTGCTTGCTCAGGCTGGCCCGCTCCACGTAGGCCTTGGCGCCCGCGATGGCCAGTGCGCCGGCCGGTTCCAGGATGGAGCGCGTATCCGTAAACACATCCTTGATGGCGGCGCAGATGGCGTCCGTGTCGACGATGATGATGTCATCGACATATTGCTGCGCCAGGCGGAAGGTTTCCTCGCCCACCAGACGCACGGCCGTGCCGTCCGAAAACAGGCCCACGTCGGGCAGGGTCACCCGTTCGCCCGCTTTCAGCGAGCGCGCCATGGCGTCCGAATCGACTGTTTGCACGCCGATGATCTTGATGTCGGGGCGAATCTGTTTCACATAGGCAGCCACGCCGGCGATCAGGCCGCCGCCGCCGATGGCGACGAAGATGGCGTGGATGGGGCCGGAATGCTGGCGCAGGATTTCCATGCCGATCGTGCCCTGGCCGGCGATCACGTCCGGATCGTCGAACGGGTGCACGAAGGTCAGCTTCTGTTCTTTTTCCAGGGTCAGCGCGTGGTTGTAGGCGTCCGTGTAGGACTCGCCGTGCAGCACGATTTCCACATGCACGCCGCCGCGCGCCTTGACGGCGTCGATCTTGACGGGGGGCGTGGTGGTGGGCATGACGATGACGGCGCGGCAGCCCATGCGCGCGGCCGACAGGGCCACGCCCTGGGCATGGTTGCCGGCCGAAGCGCAAATGACGCCGCGCTTGCGTTCCGCATCGCTGAGCTGGGCCATCTTGTTGTAGGCGCCGCGAATCTTGAAGCTGAACACACTTTGCATGTCTTCGCGCTTGAAGTAAATCTGGTTGTTCAGGCGCTGCGACAGGGCAGGGGCCAGTTCCAGCGGCGTTTCGGTGGCGACGTCATAGACGCGGGCGGTCAGGATTTTCTTGAGGTAGTCGATGTTCATAGTCTGCTAGCAAGTGATTCTGGGCCAGAAAGGTACTGGAGCGTGTCGGTCGATAGCGGCGGCGCCGCGGCGGATAGCCTGGCGACAAATAATGCTCTGTGGAACTGCGGGCGGGTATGCCTTTGCCTGCTGGCGCGATGTGTGCGGCGCCCAGGCTGCTCTTCATTATAATGGAGAGCCATACTGCATCGCGAAGTGTTCCATGATCGAATCCGCAATCGCCTGGCTGCTGCAGCTGATCGCAGCACCGGAAGTCGGGCTGACGTCGGTCTTTCTGATCAGCTTTATTTCCGCCACCTTGTTGCCGCTCGGCTCGGAGCCGGCCGTGTTTGCCGTCATCAAGGCCAATCCCGCACTGTTCTGGGCCGCCATCGGCGTCGCCACCCTGGGCAATACCCTGGGCGGCATGGTCGACTACTGGATGGGCTACCGGGCCAAGCAGGCGTTCGCCAAGGAGCGCGACACGCGCTGGTTCCGCTGGCTGGCCCGCTATGGCGCCAAGACCATGCTGCTGGCCTGGCTGCCCCTCGTGGGCGACCCCCTGTGCACCCTGGCGGGCTGGCTCAAGCTGCCGTTCTGGCCCAGCGTGGCCTACATGGCCATCGGCAAGTGCGCGCGCTACCTGAGCATGACGGCTTTGCTGCTGTACGTGCCCGATGGCGTATGGCACCGGATCGGACAAATGCTGGCGTAAACGGCAGGCAAACGGGCGTAATGCAACGCCTGTTTGCCCTATTTTTGGGCAGTTCGATAGTTTGTAGTAGAGTCCGATTCTTGGCATTTTTGCGTCAAAAAATCATGGAAACTGGTTTTTTATTCATGCAAAAGTAGGCTTTTCCGTATTTGCTATGGCAGCGGATGGGGTGCTTAAACCTTAGGCGGCCTAAGGCTGTTCCGGCATGGTGCGGCGCAATAAGATAAAATGATCCTTTAGGGTCCAGTCCACATCGTCACCACATTCCATGAACGCTCCCGCACATATCCAAGCTTTACTGGCAGAAACGCCGAATGGTCCCGCAGCAAGCCGCCTGCGCGAAATCCCGTATAACTACACGTCGTTTTCCGATCGCGAGATCGTCATACGCCTGTTGGGGGAGGACTCCTGGCGCCTGCTCGACGAGCTGCGCGGCGCCCGCCAGACGGGCCGTTCGGCCCGCATGCTGTACGAGGTGCTGGGCGACATCTGGGTCGTGCGCCGCAACCCCTACCTGCAGGATGACTTGCTGGACAACCCGAAGCGCCGCCAGGGCTTGATCGACGCCTTGCATCACCGCCTGGCCGAAGTCGACAAGCGCCGCCTGTCCATCGATGCGGCCGGCGGCGACGTCGCAGCCAGTGGCGAAGCGCCCGAAGTGGCCAAGGCGCGCAGCAACAATGTCGAGCTGTTGCTGAAGGCAGCCAGCAAGGCCGTGGCCGACTTTGGCGACGAATTCCGCAAGACCTACGATTTGCGCAAGCGCACGGTCAAGGTGCTGGGCCGCTACACGGAAAAGCACAATGTGCGCTTCGACGGCATGACGCGCGTGTCGCACGTGACGGACGCCACCGACTGGCGCGTCGAATACCCGTTCGTCGTGCTCACGCCCGACACTGAAGAGGAAATGGCCGGCCTGGTGAAAGGCTGTATCGAGCTGGGGCTGACCATCATCCCGCGCGGCGGCGGCACCGGCTACACGGGTGGCGCGATTCCCTTGACGCCGATGTCGGCCGTCATCAACACGGAAAAGCTCATCACCCTGGGTGCCGTGGAAATGACGGTCTTGCCGGGATTGAGCCACGAATACGCGACGATCAATTCGGGCGCGGGCGTGATCACGAATAAAGTGTCGGAAGCGGCTGAAAAAGCCGGTTTCGTGTTTGCCGTCGACCCGACCTCGGCGCACGCTTCTTGTATCGGCGGTAACGTTGCCATGAATGCGGGCGGCAAGAAGGCCGTGCTGTGGGGCACGGCGCTGGACAACCTGGCCTCGTGGCGCATGGTCGACCCGAACGGCGACTGGCTCGATGTCACGCGCCTCGACCATAACCTGGGCAAGATCCACGATATCGCACTGGCACGTTTCCAGCTGGAATGGCGTCACCCGAGCACGCGCGACGCGACGAAACCGAACGCGCCGTTCAAGACGGAAATCCTGGAAATTCCTGGCCGCAAGTTCCGTAAAGAGGGCCTGGGCAAGGACGTGACGGACAAATTCCTCGCCGGCTTGCCGGGCATCCAGAAAGAAGGCTGCGACGGCCTGATCACGTCGGCGCGCTGGATCTTGCACAAGATGCCGAAATTCGCCCGCACCGTCTGCCTGGAATTCTTTGGCCAGGCGCGCGATGCGATCCCGTCGATCGTGGAAATCAAGGATTACCTCGATGGCTTGCCGGCCAAGGGCGAGCAATACACGACCATCCGCCTGGCGGGCCTCGAGCACCTGGACGAGCGCTACCTGCGCGCCGTCGGCTACGCCACCAAGTCGAAGCGGGGCGTGCTGCCAAAGATGGCCCTGTTTGGCGACATCGTCGGCGACGATGAAAATGCCGTCGCGCAAGCGGCGTCGGAAGTGGTGCGCATCGCCAACACCCGCGTGGGCGAAGGCTTTGTGGCCGTCAGCCCGGAAGCGCGCAAGAAATTCTGGCTCGACCGCGCCCGCACGGCGGCGATCGCCAAGCACACGAATGCGTTCAAGATCAATGAAGACGTGGTGATTCCCCTGAATCGCATGGGCGAATACACGGATGGTATCGAGCGCATCAATATCGAACTGTCGATCAAGAATAAGCTGCAACTGGCCGATGCCCTCAGTGAATTCTTTGCCAAGGGAAACTTGCCAATTGGCAAGAGCGACGATGCCTCGGACGACCGCGTCGACGACGCTGAAATGCTGGGCGACCGCGCCGAGCAGGCGCAGCAGTTGCTGGCGCAAGTCACGGCACGCTGGACCTATCTGCTGGCCCAGCTGGACCGCCCGCTGGCCGACGTGAAGGGCGAACTGGCCGAGCTGGGCATGGAGCGCTTGCTGCCCGTCTTCGATGCGCGCCTGGAAACGCAGCCGGACGCCACCCTGTTCGACGTGGTGCAGGACCGCACCGTGCGCATTACCTGGAAGCAGGAAATTCGCGCCCAGCTGCGCCAGATCTTCAATGGCGCCGCTTTTAAACTGATCCTCGACGAGGCGACGGCGATTCACGCGCGCATCTTGCGTAGCCGCGTATTCGTCGCGTTGCACATGCATGCGGGGGACGGCAACGTGCACACGAACTTGCCCGTCAACTCGGACAATTACGAAATGCTGCAGGATGCCCATGAAGCCGTGGGCCGCATCATGATCCTGGCCCGCTCGCTCAATGGCGTCATTTCCGGCGAACACGGTATTGGCATCACCAAGCTGGAATTTTTGACGGAAGAGGAAATCGGCGAGTTCCGCAGCTACAAGCAGCGCATCGATCCGGAAGGCCGTTTCAACAAGGGCAAATTGCTGAACCTGCCGGGTATGGGCGCCGACTTGCGCAATGCCTACACGCCATCGTTCGGCCTGATGGGGCATGAGTCCTTGATCATGCAGCAAAGCGATATCGGCGCCATCGCCGACAGCGTCAAGGATTGCTTGCGTTGCGGCAAGTGCAAGCCAGTCTGCGCAACCCATGTGCCGCGTGCCAACTTGCTGTACTCGCCACGCGACAAGATTTTGGCGACCTCGTCCCTGATCGAAGCCTTCCTGTACGAAGAGCAGACGCGGCGTGGTATTTCCATCAAGCATTGGGAAGAGTTCGAAGACGTGGCTGACCACTGCACGGTATGCCATAAATGCGTCACGCCCTGTCCCGTCAACATCGACTTCGGCGACGTGTCGATGAACATGCGCAACTTGCTGCGCAAGATGGACAAGAAGAGTTTTAATCCAGGCACCAAGGCAACGATGCTGTTCCTCAACGCCACCGATCCCGTGACCATCAACGCCACGCGCAAGGTCATGATCGGCTGGGGTTACAAGGCGCAGCGCCTGGGCCACGACTTGCTGAAGAAATTTGCCAAGAAGCAGACCAAGGCGCCGCCGCCATCGACGGGCAAGCCACCGGTCAAGGCGCAGGTGATCCATTTCATTAATAAAAAGATGCCGGGCAACTTGCCGAAGAAAACGGCACGCGCGCTGCTCGACATCGAAGACGATAAAGTCATTCCGATCATCCGCAATCCGAAGACGACCACGGCCGATACGGAAGCCGTGTTCTACTTCCCCGGTTGCGGTTCGGAACGGTTGTTCTCGCAAGTGGGCCTGGCGACGCAAGCGATGCTGTGGGAAGTGGGCGTGCAGACGGTCTTGCCGCCTGGCTACCTGTGCTGCGGTTATCCGCAACGGGGCGCCGGTGAGTTCGACAAGGCCGAGAAGATGATGACGGATAACCGCGTGCTGTTCCATCGCATGGCCAACACGCTCAATTACCTGGACATCAAGACGGTGCTCGTCTCGTGCGGCACCTGCTATGACCAGCTGGCAACGTACCAGTTTGAAAAGATTTTCCCCGGCTGCCGCATCATGGATATCCATGAGTATTTGCTGGAGAAAAACGTCAAGCTGGAAGGCGTCAACGGCACGCGCTATATGTATCACGAGCCATGCCACAATCCGATGAAGTTGCAGGAATCGGGCAAGACCATCAATTCCCTGATCAGCACGGTAGACAACGTGAAGATCGAGAAAAATGACCGTTGCTGCGGCGAATCGGGCTCGCTGGCCGTCACGCGCCCCGACATTTCCACGCAAGTGCGTTTCCGCAAGGAAGAGGAGATGGTCAAGGGCGCCGACAAGCTGCGCGGCGACGGGTTTACCGGCGACGTGAAAATCCTCACCAGCTGCCCGTCGTGCCTGCAAGGCTTGTCGCGCTACAATGATGATTCGGGCACGACGGCCGACTACATCGTCGTCGAGATCGCCAAACACTTGCTGGGAGAGAACTGGATGCCGGATTACGTGAAACGCGCCAATGACGGCGGCATCGAACGGGTGCTGGTGTAATGTCCACGGGGTGCGATCTGTGCCAGTTGCTGGACGGCTACGCCAACAAGCAGGGTCTGGAGACCTTGCTGTGGCGCAGCGAACGCTTGTCCGTGGTGGCCGTCGATGATCCAGGCTACCCCGGCTTTTGCCGCGTGATCTGGAACAAGCACGTGAAGGAAATGACGGATTTG
Protein-coding sequences here:
- a CDS encoding enoyl-CoA hydratase/isomerase family protein — its product is MSDFVQTSIRNRTGHIVLDRPKAFNSLSLEMVRALSAVLLAWRDDPQVDAVVIRSSSEKALCAGGDIRFFYDAGLATPQGGSALLEDFFTEEYALNHVIHFYPKPYIAVMDGVVMGGGMGVAQAGPGNRLRIVTGRTRMAMPEVNIGLFPDVGGSYFLSRLAGRLGLYLGLTGLTINAADALYTGLADVYLPEAQMGALLALFDSTPGEALPVAIKALAAPFQAEAGASPLATARTALDRHFGAPSVAAIMASLAQDDSAFAGKALAAMRLRSPLMMSVTLELLQRGAHLGVADCLRLERSVVRHNFAHGEVLEGVRALVIDKDNAPRWNPASLDEVDAAMVARFFAPVWPASAHPLRHLD
- the rapZ gene encoding RNase adapter RapZ encodes the protein MHIVLITGISGSGKSVALNVLEDTGYYCVDNLPPALLPSLVQTLLDEGTPQLAVAVDARSAESLASLPHNVALLRDQGHDVKVMFLTATTHSLVARFSETRRSHPLSHELRPNQNPASRRTLIECISEERERLSTIEQLGHVIDTSELSANKLRAWIKDIVASERAPLTLFFESFAFKLGVPLDADFVFDVRALPNPYYDLALRPLDGRDAPVIAFLDAQPSALELLADIRAFIEKWLPSFKSDNRSYLTVALGCTGGQHRSVYMAERLAQYFGPNERVVLRHRERS
- the hprK gene encoding HPr(Ser) kinase/phosphatase encodes the protein MLQTPLTIQRLYDDNRESLQLGWFAGFPGGERLISGDVSSAADQVGHLNLIHPGRIQVFGHQEINYYQRLKVNTRTHVIGELIAGGPPALIIAQGLETPPDILAICDEQNIPLFSTPLPAAQVIDFLRVYLSKKLAQRIIMHGVFMDVLGVGVLITGDSGLGKSELGLELISRSHGLVADDAVEFSRIAPNMIEGRCPPLLQNLLEVRGLGLLDIKAIFGETAVRRKMRLKLIVHLVRRNALEEEVERLPFLFPTEDVLGLPVRKVVIPVAAGRNIAVLLEAAVRNTILQLRGIDTLQEFMERQRLAMSGD
- a CDS encoding PTS sugar transporter subunit IIA, whose protein sequence is MTNLSKILSLENVLLDLEVSSKKRAFEQAGLIFENNYGIARSTVSDNLFARERLGSTGLGHGVAVPHGRVKGSKTLKAPLGAFVRLAEPIPFESPDGKPVNLLFFLLIPDHVTQQHLEILSEIAEMFSDDAFRTALATDPEPKSVHSRIVNWQPSLQATG
- the queF gene encoding NADPH-dependent 7-cyano-7-deazaguanine reductase QueF (Catalyzes the NADPH-dependent reduction of 7-cyano-7-deazaguanine (preQ0) to 7-aminomethyl-7-deazaguanine (preQ1) in queuosine biosynthesis), giving the protein MTTTNDLAEQSPLGKSSAYRSDYAPELLFPIPRQGKRDELELHGTLPFFGLDIWNAYELSWLNQRGKPQVAIAKVSAPADSPNIIESKSFKLYLNSFNQTKLDSPEALLTLLKQDLSNGFGAPVQVELTLQEDFGKLKMGEFDGVLLDRLDLEITQYTPSPLLLKAAFDDAPVEEKLVSHLLKSNCLVTGQPDWGSVQIAYAGPQIDQESLLRYLIGFREHNEFHEQCVERIFVDILRQCKPQKLSVYARYTRRGGLDINPWRSNFSTGTMPGNLRNARQ
- the ilvA gene encoding threonine ammonia-lyase, biosynthetic produces the protein MNIDYLKKILTARVYDVATETPLELAPALSQRLNNQIYFKREDMQSVFSFKIRGAYNKMAQLSDAERKRGVICASAGNHAQGVALSAARMGCRAVIVMPTTTPPVKIDAVKARGGVHVEIVLHGESYTDAYNHALTLEKEQKLTFVHPFDDPDVIAGQGTIGMEILRQHSGPIHAIFVAIGGGGLIAGVAAYVKQIRPDIKIIGVQTVDSDAMARSLKAGERVTLPDVGLFSDGTAVRLVGEETFRLAQQYVDDIIIVDTDAICAAIKDVFTDTRSILEPAGALAIAGAKAYVERASLSKHPIVNQTLITIACGANMNFDRLRFVAERAELGEFREAVFAVTMREQRGSFKRFCSLIGARNVTEFNYRISDEKAAHVFVGIQIADRHESGAMAKKFEEHEFKTLDLTHDELAKSHIRHLVGGKSRLAQDELLYRFEFPERPGALMRFLDSMAPNWNISLCHYRSQGGDVGRILVGLQVPPDEMGEFARFLDTLGYRYWDESSNPVYKLFLG
- a CDS encoding YqaA family protein; its protein translation is MIESAIAWLLQLIAAPEVGLTSVFLISFISATLLPLGSEPAVFAVIKANPALFWAAIGVATLGNTLGGMVDYWMGYRAKQAFAKERDTRWFRWLARYGAKTMLLAWLPLVGDPLCTLAGWLKLPFWPSVAYMAIGKCARYLSMTALLLYVPDGVWHRIGQMLA
- a CDS encoding DUF3683 domain-containing protein yields the protein MNAPAHIQALLAETPNGPAASRLREIPYNYTSFSDREIVIRLLGEDSWRLLDELRGARQTGRSARMLYEVLGDIWVVRRNPYLQDDLLDNPKRRQGLIDALHHRLAEVDKRRLSIDAAGGDVAASGEAPEVAKARSNNVELLLKAASKAVADFGDEFRKTYDLRKRTVKVLGRYTEKHNVRFDGMTRVSHVTDATDWRVEYPFVVLTPDTEEEMAGLVKGCIELGLTIIPRGGGTGYTGGAIPLTPMSAVINTEKLITLGAVEMTVLPGLSHEYATINSGAGVITNKVSEAAEKAGFVFAVDPTSAHASCIGGNVAMNAGGKKAVLWGTALDNLASWRMVDPNGDWLDVTRLDHNLGKIHDIALARFQLEWRHPSTRDATKPNAPFKTEILEIPGRKFRKEGLGKDVTDKFLAGLPGIQKEGCDGLITSARWILHKMPKFARTVCLEFFGQARDAIPSIVEIKDYLDGLPAKGEQYTTIRLAGLEHLDERYLRAVGYATKSKRGVLPKMALFGDIVGDDENAVAQAASEVVRIANTRVGEGFVAVSPEARKKFWLDRARTAAIAKHTNAFKINEDVVIPLNRMGEYTDGIERINIELSIKNKLQLADALSEFFAKGNLPIGKSDDASDDRVDDAEMLGDRAEQAQQLLAQVTARWTYLLAQLDRPLADVKGELAELGMERLLPVFDARLETQPDATLFDVVQDRTVRITWKQEIRAQLRQIFNGAAFKLILDEATAIHARILRSRVFVALHMHAGDGNVHTNLPVNSDNYEMLQDAHEAVGRIMILARSLNGVISGEHGIGITKLEFLTEEEIGEFRSYKQRIDPEGRFNKGKLLNLPGMGADLRNAYTPSFGLMGHESLIMQQSDIGAIADSVKDCLRCGKCKPVCATHVPRANLLYSPRDKILATSSLIEAFLYEEQTRRGISIKHWEEFEDVADHCTVCHKCVTPCPVNIDFGDVSMNMRNLLRKMDKKSFNPGTKATMLFLNATDPVTINATRKVMIGWGYKAQRLGHDLLKKFAKKQTKAPPPSTGKPPVKAQVIHFINKKMPGNLPKKTARALLDIEDDKVIPIIRNPKTTTADTEAVFYFPGCGSERLFSQVGLATQAMLWEVGVQTVLPPGYLCCGYPQRGAGEFDKAEKMMTDNRVLFHRMANTLNYLDIKTVLVSCGTCYDQLATYQFEKIFPGCRIMDIHEYLLEKNVKLEGVNGTRYMYHEPCHNPMKLQESGKTINSLISTVDNVKIEKNDRCCGESGSLAVTRPDISTQVRFRKEEEMVKGADKLRGDGFTGDVKILTSCPSCLQGLSRYNDDSGTTADYIVVEIAKHLLGENWMPDYVKRANDGGIERVLV